In the Haloarcula salinisoli genome, AGTGCCGCTCTCGTCGGCGGTGACGCCCGGCGAGAACACCTCGCCTCGGAACTTCTCCGGGATGCCCGGACCGTCGTCGGCCACACGGACGACGACTGTATCGGGCTCTGCTCGCGCTGTGACCCGAACCCACGGCTGGTCGGTGTCGTTGTGTTCGAGCGCGTTCAGCACGACGTTGTCGATGACTGCCCAACGAGCTCGTCGCCGGTCACGCGGAGTCCGTCGGGAATATCGGTATCGACGGTGGCCTGGTCGTGGCTCTCGGCGAACTTGTCGACCCGTTCTTCGAGGACGGCCGAGAGGTCTACCGCCTGTCGCGCTCGCTCGCTGTGGCCCGGGCTCGTGATAGCGTCGGTGAGCGAACTGACCGTCTCGATGAGGCTCGTCATATCGCTGACCCACGCCGAGACCGTCTCCAGGTGCGAGCGGCCCGCGTCGGTCACGTGCTCGGAGAGAAACTCCAGGTTGGCGTCGATGACCATCACCGCGTTCCGCAGGTCGTGGCGAAGGGCGCTGTTGAAAAACTGGAGCTGCTCGGTGCGCTGTTCGACTGCCTGCCGGCTTGCCTCGAGTTCCTGCTCGCGTTTGTGTCGGTCCAGTGCCGTCTCGGTGGAGTCCGCGAGCGTGCGGGCGAACCGGCGGTCCTCGTCGCTGAAGGTACCCTCGTCGGCCCGGCGACCGATACCGAAGACGCCGTGTTCGCCGAGCGGGAACAGCGCGGCCGTCACCGCCGGGTCGTCGCCGCCGGGCTCGACCCAGACCGGGACCTCGTATCTCGGCTCGCCGCGCTCGAACACCTGCCACAGCTCGTTCTCGGCTGTGAACCACGCCGCAGGATGCCCATCGGTGTTCGATTCCAGTCCGCTCTCCTCGACCAGCGTCGACAGTTCGTCGGTCAGCGTCACCAGCCGGAGCCGGTCTGCCTCCCCGTCGTAGCGGACGACGCCCGAGTACGGGCAGTCCAGCGCGCGCTGGGCCGTCTCTGTCGCGATCTCGGCGACGGTCTCCGGGTCGGTCGCGTCGAGGAACCGCTCGGTCGCGGACCTGAGCGCCTCCAGGGTCCGCTCGCGGGTCTGTTGCAGCGTCACGTCACGGAGGACCACGAGCCGCCCGCGGTAGACGTCGTGGTGGTCGTACAGCGGCGTGCTCTGGGGCTGATAGCTCCGCTGTGGCGTATCTGCCCCCGCCGGAACCAGGCCGACCGTTCCGTCCCGCTCCAGCGCACCGGGTAGCCCCGGCAGGACGGTATCGACGTGACGCCCCATCGCCGACTCGTCACAGCCGATGAGACTCGCAAGCGCCGGGTTGTAGTCGACGACCCGGTCGTCGGCGTCCAGTACCACGACGGCGTCGGCCATCTGGTCGACGATAGTGCCGGCCGTCAGCGGGACCACGTCGAGGAAGTCGTACCGGAACAGCGCCCACGCGATGACGAGGCTCTGGCCCGCGAAGGCCGCCGGCACCAGACTGAGGTCGCTGTAGGGAAAGAAGCCCGCGTAGAAGGCGACACCGGTCGCCAGCCCCAGCAGGCGTGCCCCGATTATCGCGCCGACCTGCCTGCTGTAGGGCGCTCGCGACCGATACACGAACTGAGCGAGCAGCCCGAAGGCGACGATATCGAGCAGGAAGACCAGGACGAGCAAGAGCGCGCCGATGTCGGTGAAGCTCCACGGCACCACGCTCAGTCCCTCCACCGTCTTCGCGGGGCCGTCGGTGACGAGGATGGACTGTGCCGGGGGATACAACACCGTGAAGACCACTGCGCCGGGCAGGGACCACAGCGCGAGCATCGCCGGATGGCGTATCCATTCCGAGCGGCCGGTGTACGCGAGAACGAAGGCGAACCAGACGAAGATGAGCGAGAAGACGAAAATGTTGTTGACGTGCCAGATGTAGTCGGCACCGGGGACCCCCAGTCTGGCGAGGACGGCCGTCCCACACCAGCCGGCGACGGTGACGTTCAGCAGTGCGAACTCGGCGGCTGCGGGCTGGTCACGGCGCCGGTAGGCGACGACGGCCAGTCCCGATGCCACGACCGCACCGACAGTCGTCGCGACGAGATAGAACAGCGCAAACGCCGAGAGTTGACCCCACACAGTACTGATGAGGCTCAGTAGCTAGTTATAATCTTTGGCAGAACGTCCGTATAGACGGTTTACACGTCGGGAACCGCTGGTTTCCGCTCAGGCCGACCGCTCGTCGAGATACTCGCGCAGTTCGCTGAACAGCGGGATGGCGACCCAGAAGGTCAGACAGCCGAAGATGGCGAACCAGAAGAACGCGTCCATAAGCAGCAGTGCCGCCGTGTCGAATACAGTCAGGGACTCCTGTGGCGGTAGCTCGCCGATGAGCTGTGCCCCTTCGAAGCTCGGCGTTCGGTACCAGCCCGCGATGGTCATCCAGCCCAGCCCGCCGACCATCAGCGCGGCGAACCCTTTGATGAACTCGTCAGCCATTATCAGATGGTTCGTCACCGTCGTCTTTAGACTTTCCCATCTCCGCGGTGCGAAAGCGCGTGGAAAAGGCGTACACCACGGTGCCGGCGAGAATCAATCCGATGCCCAGAATCGCTATCGGGATGTCGATTTCGGAGGCCGGGGCCGACGCCCGCTCGGTCGCCACGTCGACGAGGATGAACCCACCGACCACGCTCAGTATCGCAAACAGCGTGGAGAACACCGTGACGGTCTTGTAGAGGCGAAGTGGCACGACGACCTCTCGCTGTTTGCCCTCGCCCGAACTGGTAATCTGGGGCGGGTCCTCGGTCTCCTGGTCGGCCTCGCTCATTGACGGTGGTTAGTGTCTCAGCTACTTTACTGCGGCGAGATGGGCTAGCAACAACGGCTGAATTAGGGTCAGTGACAACCCATTGGAACAGTCAGAAAGCCCCGGCCCGCTACACTCCCGCGGCTCGTTGCGCGCTTCCTTCGCTCACTCCGTTCGCTCTGTCCAGTGCTTACTTCGCCGGGGTTCGTGTAGCAAGCGAGGTCGGCTCCGCCGACCTCGTTAAACGTGGCGGCTACGCCGCCACGCAGCCGCCCCTTTCTGGCTGTTATCAGCTGTGGTGACGCCTACTGCTAGCTTTCTGGCTGTACAGCGTCGATACTATCGAGTCAGGACGAGCCACGAAAACAGCAAAAACGGGTTCGCTATTTAGGCGGTCGGAGGCGGTAGTAGCGCCGGTTCAGCGTGAACATGTAGCCTTCACGCATGGTCTTCAGCACCGCGTAGGTGATGGTCGCGCTGACGATGGGCACCAGGAACGTCAGGTCAAAGAGGAGGTTCGAGTCCATCGGGATGAGGTTCTTGATCGAGAGCGCGGCGATGGTCAGGCTGAAGATGACGCCGGACATCCCGACGGCGGCCCAGAACGGCTGCTCGACGGGGCGTCGTGCCGACCCCTTGTTGAGGAAGGGGACGATGGCGACGAAACCCACGACCACGACGTTTGCGAGCACACCGTAAGTCCGGTCGGCCATTATCTTCGACCCGCCAAGGATGGCCAGGTCGGGGTTCAGCGGACCGAGTTTCAGCAGCCCGAACGACCAGTAGAGATACCAGTCGGGTAGGATGATAGCCGGCGTCACACCCGAGTTCGCGGGGTTTGGCATCTCCGGTGGGAGTGCTGCGGCCACGAACAGTATCATTCCGACGAAGAAGCTCGTCAGAGCCAGGTTACGCATCATTTCGTGGGGCCAGGCCGGGAACGCCAGCACGTCCCGTTCGACGTAGTCTGATTGCTGGCGCAGGTCCTGGTCCTCGCGGCGGCCGCGTTCGAAGTACTCGTAGGTGAGCCGGGAGAGGCCCTGTGTGCGTTGCTTGCGCTCGGACCACGAGGGGGTCTCGTCGTCCGGGGCGACGATACCCGAGCCCGAGCCGTCCGTGCGAACGTCGTCGTCTGATTCGTTGTCGCTCATTGTTTTAGTGTGGTTCCGCGATGCCCTGCATCCAGACGATGCCGATGTGCAAGGCGATGACGGCTGTCGTGATGAACGGCAGGAAGAACACGTGCAGGATGTACATCCGTTGCAACGTGGCCTGTGACAGGGTGAACCCGCCGAACATCAGCTGTGCGACCCACTCGCCGATGAGCGGGATGGAGAGTGACATCTCGACGCCGATCTGGCCCGCCCAGTAGGAGAGTTGGCTCCACGGGAGCAGGTAGCCGGTGTACCCGAACACGAGCGTCAGGCTGATGAGGATGATGCCGATGAGCCAGTTGAGCTCGCGCGGTTCCTTGTACGCGCCCGTGAAGTAGACACGGAGCATGTGGAGGAACACGGCGGCGACCATAATCTGGGCGGCCCAGCGGTGGACCGACCGCAGGAAATAGCCCAGGTTGAGCTGGCCCATGATGAGCAGCACAGAGTCGTAGGCCACGGTCGGCGAGCCGTCGGCCGCCGCTGCGGCGGGGGCATAGTAAAAGCCCAGCAGGGCGCCCGAAATGGCGGCGACGATGTACGCGATGGTCGAGAACGACCCGAGCGCGTACAGCGGGTACCAGTACCAGAACTTGTTGTCGAGGTTGTACTGCTCCGTGTGGCTCTTTGGCATCTGCATGTTGACCTTGTAGTAGAGATCCTCGAGGATCTCCAGGTAGTCAACGACGCGCAGGCGCTTGTCGAGCCAGATGAGTGTCGTGAGGTAGATGGTCTCGAGCGGCGATAGCTCGCGCGATTTCATCCACCCTTTGTGGTCGTGGTCGTCTTTGCGTTCGAGGCTCATGATTGGTTATCCCTCTGTCTGTGGCGGCCGCGGCAGTGCCACGAACTGTTTCTGGACGGGACTGAACGGGTCGTAGACGGACTGGTGGCACTGGCAGTAGATGGCGTTTTCCGCGCCGAAGTTCGCGCTGCCCTCCTGTGTCTTGAAACCGGGGACACAGCAGAAGTGTGTACACTTGTTGAGCCAGGCGATGAAGCCCTGGTCCGTCGCTTCCGCGATGAAGTCCTGGACGGGGCCCGGGAGGTCCGTGTTCCCGTTGGCCATCTCCTCGACCTTCTTCGACCGGATAATCTGGGCTGTGACGCCGCCCTTGTCGGTCTGGCGCCAGGTGGCGCTGGCGGGCTTGCCGAGGCCGGAAGAGCCGATACCGTTGCCCCACGACTCGTAGTCGTCGAACATGTCGACGGTCAGGGGCTCGCCCTTCCCGACGTCGCTCTGCCAGTCGAAAGCGCCCTGGCTGTTGAGGAACGCGTTCTCGGCCTCGGCCTGCGGGTAGATGCCGCTCGAGGTCTGGACACCGCAGTACTGGAACCACGCCGAGGAGTAGTCGATGCCGCTCCCGCCGAAGTCCCTGGCGATGGCGACGCCCGCTTCCTCGTCGTACTCGGGCCAGACGCCCTTGATAGTCCCACCGTCGATGGTGATGGGGATGATGGGCATCCCACGGGGCGCGGGGCCGTCCGTGTTCTGGACGGCGACGAACGTCGTCGTCCCGCCACCTTCACCGGAGGAACTCGTAAGCGAGTCCGCTGCTGCAGCGCCGCCCACACCGACTGCGGAGAGCGCTGCGCTACCTACGACACCCGATACGAATCGTCGTCTGCCCGTCTCGGCCGGATATTTGTCTTCGTCTAGCGGCATTATTTCTTGTAGTAGGGGTAGATGGCGCGTTTGACAGTCTCAACGAGTTCGCCCTGGTCGGCCATCGACGTGCCGTCGACGTCGTCCTGGCGGATGTAGAGGTCCTCCCACTTGCGACGGCGCTTCTTGACGATCATCACGTCGGGGAGGAACTCCTTGCGGTACAGCAGCATGATGAAGGCCAGGTCGATGAAGATGGCCGTCAGCACGCCGCCCAGGAACATATTGGCCTCGATGAGGCTGACCGTCAGTATCGTGCCGATACCGGACGCCCAGCCGGCGAGCATCCCGTAGGTAAAGAGGCCGACCAGTCCGATCTGGATGATGGTCAGGAGAACGATGCCGACCGCTGCCGCCGTACTCTCACGTGGCGGCTCGTAGCGGTGGATATCGCCGTAAGTGGAGCCTTCGGATGCCATCAGTTGTTCCCTCCGCTGGTGTGGGGCGACTCACCGTACTTCAGCTGGAAGAAGGTGAAGATGAGCGGGATTATCACCGCGAGACCCGCCCCGAAGCCGACGTAGTGTGGCTGGATGGGAACGCCGGCGTAGTGGGGGTCGACCTCCACCGGGCCACCGCTCTCCAGCGTCTGTGTCGGGTAGTCCTCGCCGACGACGATGGAGCCTTTCATCTGTAGGGTCTCGTGTGGCACACAGTAGTAGTTGAAGATGCCGTCCTCTTCGAACGTGTACTCGTAGTTGACGCCGGAGCTGGAGGCCGCGCTACCCGAATCGAGCGGCCCGTCGCCGTCCGAGACGACGTTGTGGCTCCCGTTACCGGTCCACTCGAACTGCACGGTCGCGCCGTTGTCGACGTGGACCGCCGGCGGACCGAACCCGTTGGGGCCGCCGTTAGCCTGTACGCCGACTTCGACCGTCACTGTGTCCGACCCCGTCTCGTCGACGGTGCTTCCGGGACCCGAGAAGTTTCCGACGTCGTCGAGGTAGCCGCCGAAGTCCGGGGCCGTGTTGCCGTCGCCGCCACCGGACTCGGTG is a window encoding:
- a CDS encoding histidine kinase N-terminal 7TM domain-containing protein; its protein translation is MWGQLSAFALFYLVATTVGAVVASGLAVVAYRRRDQPAAAEFALLNVTVAGWCGTAVLARLGVPGADYIWHVNNIFVFSLIFVWFAFVLAYTGRSEWIRHPAMLALWSLPGAVVFTVLYPPAQSILVTDGPAKTVEGLSVVPWSFTDIGALLLVLVFLLDIVAFGLLAQFVYRSRAPYSRQVGAIIGARLLGLATGVAFYAGFFPYSDLSLVPAAFAGQSLVIAWALFRYDFLDVVPLTAGTIVDQMADAVVVLDADDRVVDYNPALASLIGCDESAMGRHVDTVLPGLPGALERDGTVGLVPAGADTPQRSYQPQSTPLYDHHDVYRGRLVVLRDVTLQQTRERTLEALRSATERFLDATDPETVAEIATETAQRALDCPYSGVVRYDGEADRLRLVTLTDELSTLVEESGLESNTDGHPAAWFTAENELWQVFERGEPRYEVPVWVEPGGDDPAVTAALFPLGEHGVFGIGRRADEGTFSDEDRRFARTLADSTETALDRHKREQELEASRQAVEQRTEQLQFFNSALRHDLRNAVMVIDANLEFLSEHVTDAGRSHLETVSAWVSDMTSLIETVSSLTDAITSPGHSERARQAVDLSAVLEERVDKFAESHDQATVDTDIPDGLRVTGDELVGQSSTTSC
- a CDS encoding cytochrome b; the encoded protein is MSLERKDDHDHKGWMKSRELSPLETIYLTTLIWLDKRLRVVDYLEILEDLYYKVNMQMPKSHTEQYNLDNKFWYWYPLYALGSFSTIAYIVAAISGALLGFYYAPAAAAADGSPTVAYDSVLLIMGQLNLGYFLRSVHRWAAQIMVAAVFLHMLRVYFTGAYKEPRELNWLIGIILISLTLVFGYTGYLLPWSQLSYWAGQIGVEMSLSIPLIGEWVAQLMFGGFTLSQATLQRMYILHVFFLPFITTAVIALHIGIVWMQGIAEPH
- a CDS encoding DUF7318 family protein, whose amino-acid sequence is MASEGSTYGDIHRYEPPRESTAAAVGIVLLTIIQIGLVGLFTYGMLAGWASGIGTILTVSLIEANMFLGGVLTAIFIDLAFIMLLYRKEFLPDVMIVKKRRRKWEDLYIRQDDVDGTSMADQGELVETVKRAIYPYYKK
- a CDS encoding DUF7315 family membrane protein, with translation MSEADQETEDPPQITSSGEGKQREVVVPLRLYKTVTVFSTLFAILSVVGGFILVDVATERASAPASEIDIPIAILGIGLILAGTVVYAFSTRFRTAEMGKSKDDGDEPSDNG
- a CDS encoding ATP-binding protein → MLNALEHNDTDQPWVRVTARAEPDTVVVRVADDGPGIPEKFRGEVFSPGVTADESGTIGFGLYFVKVMMEEYGGHVRFEANEPRGTVAVLTFEQATSAESDTTRSAEASDHGG
- a CDS encoding Rieske 2Fe-2S domain-containing protein, with the protein product MPLDEDKYPAETGRRRFVSGVVGSAALSAVGVGGAAAADSLTSSSGEGGGTTTFVAVQNTDGPAPRGMPIIPITIDGGTIKGVWPEYDEEAGVAIARDFGGSGIDYSSAWFQYCGVQTSSGIYPQAEAENAFLNSQGAFDWQSDVGKGEPLTVDMFDDYESWGNGIGSSGLGKPASATWRQTDKGGVTAQIIRSKKVEEMANGNTDLPGPVQDFIAEATDQGFIAWLNKCTHFCCVPGFKTQEGSANFGAENAIYCQCHQSVYDPFSPVQKQFVALPRPPQTEG
- a CDS encoding halocyanin domain-containing protein; translated protein: MNRREFVRTAGGATAGVAALSAAGPAAAQEEGTESGGGDGNTAPDFGGYLDDVGNFSGPGSTVDETGSDTVTVEVGVQANGGPNGFGPPAVHVDNGATVQFEWTGNGSHNVVSDGDGPLDSGSAASSSGVNYEYTFEEDGIFNYYCVPHETLQMKGSIVVGEDYPTQTLESGGPVEVDPHYAGVPIQPHYVGFGAGLAVIIPLIFTFFQLKYGESPHTSGGNN
- a CDS encoding DUF7314 family protein; translation: MADEFIKGFAALMVGGLGWMTIAGWYRTPSFEGAQLIGELPPQESLTVFDTAALLLMDAFFWFAIFGCLTFWVAIPLFSELREYLDERSA
- a CDS encoding cytochrome bc complex cytochrome b subunit; this translates as MSDNESDDDVRTDGSGSGIVAPDDETPSWSERKQRTQGLSRLTYEYFERGRREDQDLRQQSDYVERDVLAFPAWPHEMMRNLALTSFFVGMILFVAAALPPEMPNPANSGVTPAIILPDWYLYWSFGLLKLGPLNPDLAILGGSKIMADRTYGVLANVVVVGFVAIVPFLNKGSARRPVEQPFWAAVGMSGVIFSLTIAALSIKNLIPMDSNLLFDLTFLVPIVSATITYAVLKTMREGYMFTLNRRYYRLRPPK